From a single Nicotiana tomentosiformis chromosome 2, ASM39032v3, whole genome shotgun sequence genomic region:
- the LOC138905432 gene encoding uncharacterized protein, with protein sequence QSRQKSYADRKVRDLAFMVGERVLLRVSPMKGVMRFGKKGKLSPRFIGPFEILLRVGEVAYELALPPSLAGVHPVFHVSMFRKYHGDPTHVLDFSSVQLNKDLSYVEEPIAILDRQVRKLRSKNIASIKVQWRGQPVEEATWETEQVMRSQYPYLFNVSGMSLYSFEDE encoded by the coding sequence cagtccaggcagaagagttatgcagaccggaaggttcgtgatttggcatttatggttggtgagcgggtcttgcttcgggtatcgcctatgaagggcgtcatgagattcgggaagaagggaaagttgagcccgaggttcattggtccttttgagatattgctgcgagttggggaggttgcttatgagcttgccttgcctcccagcctagcaggagttcacccggtattccacgtgtctatgttccgaaagtatcatggtgatccgacccatgtattggatttcagctctgtccagttgaacaaggatctatcttatgttgaggagccaatagCCATATTGGATAGGCAGGTTAGAAAGCTcagatcaaagaatattgcttcaataaaggtccagtggaggggtcagccggtcgaggaggcgacatgggagaccgagcaggttatgcgcagccagtacccttatCTTTTCAatgtttcaggtatgtctttatactcgttcgaggacgaatga